Genomic DNA from Candidatus Koribacter versatilis Ellin345:
CAAGCTTTTCTTTGGAGTGGAAGTGGAGAAGGTGCAAGAAGTGATTCGTTACCACGCGATGACCAGGGTTCCTCGAGCGCCAGAGGTGGTCGGCGGGCTGATCAACCTGCGCGGGCAGATCGTTACTGCCATCGATTTGCGCAAGCGCCTGGAGATGGCGGAACGGGCGGCCGACCGGCAGCCGATGAATGTGGTGGTGCGCACCGATGACGGTGCTGTCAGCCTTCTGGTCGATGAGATTGGGGACGTGGTGGAAGTAGAGCCAAGCTCGTTCGAGCTTCCGCCTGAAACCCTGGCAGGAGAAACGCGAAAACTCATCAGCGGAGTTTACAAGCTTGACGGCCGATTGCTGCATGCCGTGGACCTGGGCGCGGTGTTGCAGATCGCCGAGGCGCGCAAGGTCAACTGAGCTGCCTAAATTAAGACATCGAGCGGCCCTAAGCGAAAGGGGATGGACATGCGGTGGTTCAACGATCTGACAGTGGCAAAGAAACTGATGTGGAGCTTTTCCTTGATGGCTTTGCTCGCCGGTGTGGTGGGAGGGGTGAGTGTGTGGCAGTTGACGCAGAGTGAGCGCGCCCTTTCGCACATGCACAACAACGATATCAAGTCCATCATCCTGCTCGGAAAGGTCATCCAGAATAATTACATCAATCAGTTGCGGCTGCGCGACTTGGCGAAAACGACAGATCGCACGACCGATGCCACCCTTCGCCAAGCCATCGCCGAAACAGCAAAGGCGAACAGCGTCCTTCTCGAGGAATACTCGCGCACTGAGATGGAGGAAGATGAACGCGGCGCCTATGAGGATTACAAGCAATCGCGCCTGAATTTTCACGAGACCCGAAGTGCCTTCCTTGCTGCGAAGGAACGTGGGGACAACTCAGAAACAGAGAGACTGCTGCAAAAAGCCGATGAACAACAAGGCTACATGACCGGCAAGCTGGGCGCGATCATTGAGTCGAACAACGATTCGGTGACTCGCGTCAGTACGGCGAACACCGCCAACCTCAAGAGCGCCAGGGTCGAAATCGGAATCCTGCTGCTGATTGCGGTCGCCGCGGCGTTGATGATGGGGCGAATGATCGGAGCGCGTATAGCGCTCGCTTTGTCACAAGTTGCCGCGGCTGCGCAGCGACTGGCGGTGGGAGATGTTGATGTACGTGTGGACATAAAGACGAACGACGAGCCCGGACTTGTAGCTCGCGCCTTCGGCGAAATGGTGAGCGTGATACGCGAGCGGGCAGCGCAAGCCGAGCAAATTGCGCGCGGCAACATCGAAATCGAAGTCAAAAGCCTGAGCGAAAAAGACAAGCTGGGCAATAGTTACCAGGCCATGTTGGCTTCCCTACGGACCTTGGTGCGGGAATCGCAGAAAGTGGCTGCCGCTACGAAAGATGGCCAGCTGGATGTCCGGGCAGAGTTAGGCGACACCCAGGGCGCGTATCGCGCGCTCTTGACGGCGCAGAATGAAGGTCTCGAGGTGGTCGCGATGCCGCTTAAACGCTCGATCGAACACTTGGTGAAATTGAGCAAAGGCGAGAACGGAACCCAGTTGAATCGACCTGATTATCGAGGTAGCTACGTTGAGCTAGTGGCTGGGTTCAATGGGGTGTTTGCTGCGATCGATCGGCTCTCTCAGGATACCAATACCCTTGTGAGCGCAGCGCTCGATGGCAAGTTCGACGTTCGTGCCGACGCTTCGCGTCATGCCGGGATCTATCGCGAGGTTGTGGAAGGCGTCAACCGTACTCTCGACGCGATGATCAAGCCGGTGCAAGAAGGCAACCGCATTCTCTTCAAGATGAGCGTGGGGAACTTGAGCGAGCGGGTTGCAATCGAGTGCCGCGGCGATCACGAGCGAATGAAACAGGCGGTGAACGGCTTGCATGACGGCCTCTCGGGCCTGATGAAGGTCGCCACTGCATTGGCAAATGGCGAGATGTCGGTTGATGTGAAGGCGCGTTCGGCAGAGGACGAAGTGTCTTTACCGTTCGTGCACATGAAGGAGAACATCCTCGCGCTGCAACAAGAGATGAATGGCATCATCCAGGCAGCGGATCGTGGGGACCTAACCTATCGTGCCGATGAGGCTGCGCTGCACGGAGCGTATGCCGAGCTGCTGGCGGGGATGAATCGCGTGCTCGAGATCGTGCGCTCTACGATGCTGCAGATCTCAAAGATCGCCGCGCCACTCAAGCAGTCGTCGGACGAGTTGAGCCGCATCAGTCGCGAGATGGAGGCGACGTCGGAACAGACATCTGCGCAAGCGAACATGGCCTCCGCCGGATCCGAACAAGTGAGC
This window encodes:
- a CDS encoding chemotaxis protein CheW gives rise to the protein MPEEPGMAQQFCTFYLDKLFFGVEVEKVQEVIRYHAMTRVPRAPEVVGGLINLRGQIVTAIDLRKRLEMAERAADRQPMNVVVRTDDGAVSLLVDEIGDVVEVEPSSFELPPETLAGETRKLISGVYKLDGRLLHAVDLGAVLQIAEARKVN
- a CDS encoding methyl-accepting chemotaxis protein, producing the protein MRWFNDLTVAKKLMWSFSLMALLAGVVGGVSVWQLTQSERALSHMHNNDIKSIILLGKVIQNNYINQLRLRDLAKTTDRTTDATLRQAIAETAKANSVLLEEYSRTEMEEDERGAYEDYKQSRLNFHETRSAFLAAKERGDNSETERLLQKADEQQGYMTGKLGAIIESNNDSVTRVSTANTANLKSARVEIGILLLIAVAAALMMGRMIGARIALALSQVAAAAQRLAVGDVDVRVDIKTNDEPGLVARAFGEMVSVIRERAAQAEQIARGNIEIEVKSLSEKDKLGNSYQAMLASLRTLVRESQKVAAATKDGQLDVRAELGDTQGAYRALLTAQNEGLEVVAMPLKRSIEHLVKLSKGENGTQLNRPDYRGSYVELVAGFNGVFAAIDRLSQDTNTLVSAALDGKFDVRADASRHAGIYREVVEGVNRTLDAMIKPVQEGNRILFKMSVGNLSERVAIECRGDHERMKQAVNGLHDGLSGLMKVATALANGEMSVDVKARSAEDEVSLPFVHMKENILALQQEMNGIIQAADRGDLTYRADEAALHGAYAELLAGMNRVLEIVRSTMLQISKIAAPLKQSSDELSRISREMEATSEQTSAQANMASAGSEQVSKNVQTVATGADEMGASIREIAKSTGEASKVATAAVQTADHTNATIAKLGQSSAEIGEVIKVITSIAQQTNLLALNATIEAARAGDAGKGFAVVANEVKELAKETAKATEDISQKIVAIQGDTKGAVGAIGEIGAVIGQINDIQHGIASAVEEQSATTSEISRNLAEAARGAVDITANVTAVASAARAATQGATETGKSAQALQKMAVDLDAMIARFKLSDDDVASDRRFNLTRQSSEYAGVM